The Caldicellulosiruptor changbaiensis genome has a segment encoding these proteins:
- a CDS encoding purine-nucleoside phosphorylase, with the protein MYYQKVKEATEFIQRYLPQIPEIAIILGSGLGEFAETIEDKIVLKYSEIPHFPVSTVKGHKGNLIFGDVKGRKVLAFQGRFHLYEGYKVEEVVFGVRVAGLLGVKNLIVTNAAGGISQFLSPGDLMVIKDHINLSGENPAIGEDAQYFGERFFDMTYAYDKETIEKAKDVYKKNGVDYKEGVYAFLKGPSYETPSEIRMLKILGADAVGMSTVPEVIAARQMGIRVFGISCITNMAAGILDKKLSHEEVIEVSKAVEEKFIKIIRDIIEIM; encoded by the coding sequence ATGTATTACCAAAAGGTCAAAGAGGCTACTGAATTTATTCAACGTTACCTTCCTCAAATTCCAGAGATTGCAATAATTTTGGGAAGTGGCCTTGGGGAGTTTGCAGAGACAATTGAAGATAAGATTGTATTAAAATATTCTGAAATTCCTCATTTTCCTGTTTCGACAGTAAAGGGACATAAAGGGAACTTGATATTCGGAGATGTCAAAGGTAGAAAGGTTTTAGCGTTTCAAGGGAGATTTCATCTTTATGAGGGGTACAAGGTTGAAGAGGTTGTGTTTGGAGTAAGAGTTGCAGGCTTGCTTGGAGTAAAGAATCTAATAGTGACAAATGCAGCAGGTGGAATATCACAATTTTTATCACCTGGGGATTTAATGGTAATAAAAGATCATATCAATCTTTCTGGTGAAAACCCTGCAATAGGTGAAGATGCTCAGTATTTTGGCGAAAGATTTTTTGATATGACATATGCATATGACAAAGAGACAATTGAAAAGGCAAAGGATGTTTACAAAAAAAATGGAGTTGACTACAAAGAAGGAGTGTACGCATTTTTAAAAGGTCCTTCATATGAAACACCCTCAGAGATAAGAATGCTCAAAATACTGGGTGCTGATGCAGTTGGCATGTCAACTGTTCCAGAGGTCATTGCTGCAAGACAGATGGGAATTAGGGTTTTTGGTATTTCGTGTATAACAAACATGGCTGCTGGGATCTTAGACAAAAAGCTTTCTCATGAAGAGGTAATTGAAGTATCAAAGGCAGTTGAAGAAAAGTTTATAAAAATAATTAGAGATATAATTGAGATAATGTAA
- a CDS encoding phosphopentomutase, giving the protein MKVVLIVLDSVGVGELGDAKLYGDEGSNTLSNTSYAVGGIELKNMYKLGIGNITDIKGTPPNPNPIGVYGKSKEKSKGKDTITGHWEIAGVVLEEPFKTFPEGFPEELIEEFERQIGRKVLGNKVASGTEIIKELGEQHMKTGYPIVYTSADSVFQIAAHEDVIPLDELYRICEIARRMLVGKWLVARVIARPFIGKDRNSFVRTYNRKDFAVEPPYETLLDNVKEAGLEVVGIGKIEDIFAKRGLSMSIHTEGNMDGVNKTLQAMDEAKDGLIFTNLVDYDMLYGHRNDPIGYAEALLEFDERLPEIIEKLEKDDILIITADHGCDPTTPSTDHSREHVPILIYGEKIKKGYNLGTRESFSDIGQTVAEYLKVKALRNGESFLKEILI; this is encoded by the coding sequence ATGAAGGTAGTCCTAATTGTACTTGACAGTGTAGGCGTTGGTGAGTTAGGGGATGCAAAATTATACGGCGATGAGGGGAGCAACACACTTTCAAATACTTCATATGCTGTTGGTGGCATAGAGCTCAAAAATATGTATAAGCTTGGAATAGGAAATATCACAGACATAAAAGGCACACCACCTAATCCAAATCCGATTGGTGTTTATGGCAAGAGCAAGGAAAAGTCAAAAGGTAAAGATACAATTACAGGACATTGGGAAATAGCAGGGGTTGTGTTGGAAGAACCGTTTAAAACTTTTCCTGAGGGGTTTCCAGAAGAACTTATTGAAGAGTTTGAAAGACAAATTGGCAGAAAAGTGCTGGGAAATAAAGTGGCATCTGGTACTGAAATAATAAAAGAGCTTGGAGAGCAGCATATGAAAACTGGCTACCCTATTGTGTATACTTCAGCAGATTCTGTATTTCAGATTGCTGCTCATGAAGATGTCATTCCTCTTGATGAGCTTTATAGAATATGCGAGATAGCAAGAAGAATGTTGGTTGGTAAATGGCTTGTTGCAAGGGTTATTGCAAGACCTTTTATTGGAAAAGACAGAAATAGTTTTGTCAGAACTTATAACAGAAAAGACTTTGCAGTTGAGCCACCTTATGAGACACTGCTCGATAATGTAAAAGAAGCTGGACTTGAAGTTGTAGGTATTGGCAAGATTGAAGATATATTTGCAAAGAGAGGCCTGAGCATGAGCATTCACACAGAGGGGAATATGGATGGGGTTAATAAAACCCTCCAGGCAATGGATGAGGCAAAAGATGGGCTTATATTTACTAACCTTGTTGACTATGACATGCTCTATGGACATAGAAATGACCCAATAGGGTATGCTGAGGCCTTGCTTGAGTTTGATGAAAGACTTCCTGAGATTATTGAAAAGCTTGAAAAAGACGATATTCTTATAATTACAGCTGACCATGGGTGTGACCCAACAACGCCCAGTACAGACCATTCACGTGAACATGTGCCAATCTTGATATATGGAGAGAAAATTAAAAAAGGTTATAATCTTGGAACAAGGGAGAGTTTTTCTGATATTGGTCAGACAGTTGCTGAGTATTTGAAAGTTAAAGCCTTGCGAAACGGAGAGAGCTTTTTAAAAGAAATTTTGATATAA
- the deoC gene encoding deoxyribose-phosphate aldolase produces MTKKEIAKFIDHTLLKSNATHADIKKLCDEALKYSFASVCVNPYYVKVCKEYLKDSPVKVATVIGFPLGATSMKTKIFEAREAFEDGADEIDMVINIGALLEGNVDYVYEEIKNIVDIARGYKNKIVKVIIETSELSDQQKIEACKIVMAAGADFVKTSTGFSKSGAKYEDILLMRKVVGDKVKIKASGGIRTYEDALKMIEAGAIRIGTSSGIAIVTED; encoded by the coding sequence ATGACAAAAAAAGAAATAGCAAAGTTTATTGATCATACGCTTTTAAAATCAAATGCTACTCATGCAGACATAAAAAAGCTTTGTGATGAAGCGCTCAAATATTCTTTTGCCTCAGTTTGTGTCAATCCATACTATGTAAAGGTTTGCAAGGAGTATTTAAAAGACTCACCGGTTAAGGTTGCAACTGTGATAGGTTTTCCACTTGGTGCAACTTCCATGAAAACTAAGATATTTGAAGCAAGAGAAGCATTTGAAGATGGAGCAGATGAAATAGACATGGTTATAAATATTGGAGCTTTGTTAGAAGGAAATGTAGACTATGTATACGAAGAGATAAAAAATATTGTTGATATTGCAAGGGGGTATAAAAATAAGATTGTAAAAGTGATTATTGAAACATCTGAGTTAAGTGACCAACAGAAGATAGAAGCATGTAAAATAGTGATGGCTGCAGGAGCTGATTTTGTAAAGACTTCAACAGGCTTTTCCAAAAGTGGTGCCAAGTATGAGGATATACTTTTGATGAGAAAAGTGGTTGGTGATAAAGTTAAGATAAAAGCTTCAGGTGGTATTAGAACCTATGAAGATGCACTTAAAATGATAGAAGCGGGTGCAATCAGGATTGGTACAAGTTCTGGTATTGCAATTGTTACAGAAGATTAA
- a CDS encoding pyrimidine-nucleoside phosphorylase — protein MLITEIIRKKRDGFELNKDELEFLINGYINDEIPDYQMAAFLMAVYFRGMSKEELTTFTMLMAQSGEMVDLSKIEGIKVDKHSSGGIADTTTLVLIPLAASVGVKVAKMSGRGLSHTGGTIDKLESIPGFRTELSKDEFIEAVNRVGAAIVGQSKDLVPADKKIYALRDVTATVESIPLIASSIMSKKIAAGADKIILDVKFGKGAFMKSYEDAKELANTMVEIGNLAGRGTVAYVTDMNQPLGLMIGNSLEVIEAIEVLKGRGHEDLRNLCIEFATEMMILSGIEKDRERAKERLIESIEKGWALKKFEEIIQNQGGNPEVVNDYSLLPQAKYVYELKCEEDLYIKDIDALKLGIAALKLGSGRQKKEDVIDYSVGIELFGKIGSKIEKGKPYARIYANDERKLNEVISDVEDAFTFSREYVEKRKVIFAKITKDGIYEM, from the coding sequence ATGTTGATAACTGAAATTATACGCAAAAAGAGAGATGGGTTTGAGCTTAATAAGGATGAATTAGAGTTTCTAATAAATGGGTATATTAATGATGAAATTCCTGATTATCAGATGGCAGCATTTTTGATGGCAGTTTATTTTCGAGGAATGTCAAAAGAAGAGCTGACTACTTTCACAATGCTAATGGCTCAGTCAGGTGAGATGGTAGACCTGAGTAAAATAGAGGGGATAAAGGTTGACAAACACTCAAGTGGTGGAATAGCCGACACAACAACTCTTGTATTGATACCGCTTGCAGCTTCGGTTGGTGTGAAAGTTGCCAAGATGTCAGGACGAGGACTTTCTCACACAGGTGGCACAATTGACAAGTTAGAGTCAATCCCTGGGTTTAGGACAGAACTTTCTAAAGATGAATTTATTGAAGCTGTCAACAGAGTTGGGGCGGCAATTGTTGGACAGTCGAAGGACCTTGTTCCTGCTGACAAAAAGATTTACGCTCTGAGAGATGTTACAGCAACGGTTGAGTCAATTCCACTCATTGCATCATCTATTATGAGCAAAAAGATAGCAGCAGGGGCTGATAAAATAATTCTTGATGTCAAATTTGGAAAAGGTGCTTTTATGAAAAGCTATGAAGATGCGAAAGAACTTGCCAACACTATGGTTGAAATTGGCAATTTGGCTGGCAGGGGAACAGTGGCATATGTGACTGATATGAATCAGCCGCTTGGACTGATGATAGGGAATTCCTTAGAGGTTATTGAAGCAATAGAAGTATTAAAAGGAAGAGGACATGAGGATTTGAGAAACCTTTGCATTGAATTTGCAACAGAGATGATGATTTTATCGGGTATTGAGAAAGATAGAGAAAGAGCAAAAGAAAGACTTATTGAAAGCATTGAAAAAGGCTGGGCACTCAAAAAATTTGAAGAGATAATTCAAAACCAAGGTGGAAATCCTGAAGTTGTTAATGATTATTCACTGCTACCCCAGGCAAAATATGTTTATGAACTGAAATGCGAAGAAGACTTATATATAAAGGATATTGATGCGTTAAAACTTGGAATAGCTGCTTTAAAACTTGGCAGCGGTAGACAGAAAAAAGAAGACGTCATAGACTACTCAGTTGGAATTGAGCTGTTTGGCAAGATAGGTAGCAAGATTGAAAAAGGCAAGCCTTATGCGCGGATTTATGCAAACGATGAAAGAAAACTAAATGAGGTCATATCAGATGTGGAAGATGCCTTTACGTTCTCACGAGAATATGTAGAGAAGAGAAAGGTCATATTTGCTAAAATAACAAAAGATGGTATATATGAAATGTAA
- a CDS encoding XapX domain-containing protein — translation MKAILLSLLTGFIVGAIFKILKLPIPAPNALAGIAGIFGIFLGAFAIEQLLKLFTK, via the coding sequence TTGAAGGCAATACTTCTTTCGCTTCTCACAGGTTTTATAGTTGGAGCAATATTTAAGATTCTCAAGCTACCTATTCCTGCACCAAATGCTCTGGCAGGAATTGCGGGTATTTTTGGGATTTTCTTAGGTGCTTTTGCTATAGAGCAGCTTTTAAAATTGTTTACAAAATAA
- the cdd gene encoding cytidine deaminase has product MKYLTEIDDTLKSILNLAKEQQSRAYAPYSNFKVGAAVLTQSGKVYLGCNIENASYSLTICAERVALFKAISEGHKDIKAIFVIGPQNEPISPCGACRQVILELAKDSTIYLSNSDMTKIIETNAKELLPYGFDL; this is encoded by the coding sequence ATGAAATACTTAACCGAGATTGATGATACGTTAAAGAGTATTTTGAATTTAGCGAAAGAACAGCAAAGTAGGGCCTATGCACCCTATTCAAACTTTAAAGTTGGGGCAGCGGTTTTAACACAAAGTGGAAAAGTGTATTTAGGCTGTAATATTGAAAATGCCTCCTATTCTCTGACAATCTGTGCTGAAAGAGTTGCTCTTTTCAAAGCAATTTCGGAGGGTCACAAAGATATTAAGGCTATTTTTGTAATCGGTCCTCAAAATGAACCTATTTCGCCATGTGGTGCGTGTAGGCAGGTTATACTTGAGCTTGCAAAAGATTCTACAATATATCTTTCAAACTCTGATATGACTAAAATCATCGAAACTAACGCGAAAGAACTTTTACCTTATGGCTTTGATTTATAG
- a CDS encoding GntR family transcriptional regulator: MESAESVVYPPRYELVLRKLKHLIEEKFKEGDKLPSEVELAKFFGVSRATLREAMRILEEEGYVIRKHGIGTFVASRPILQTGMEELQSITKLMEKQGYQPHTKDVIITRTYPNAKEAHMLKINQNEEIIKIERVRLADNIPVVYCIDRLPAKLFGEKFEFKGESLFDYLNDNLGIYIAYAVSDIIPMLAEKNGVYKKLELEKNDVVLLLDQIHFDQSDTPILYSSNFFSPKKFRFYIVRKRV; this comes from the coding sequence GTGGAGAGTGCAGAGAGCGTTGTTTATCCACCCAGGTATGAATTGGTGTTGCGAAAGTTAAAGCACCTTATCGAAGAAAAATTCAAAGAGGGAGATAAGCTTCCGTCTGAGGTAGAACTTGCAAAATTTTTTGGTGTCAGTCGGGCTACTTTAAGAGAGGCAATGAGGATATTAGAAGAGGAAGGATATGTTATTAGAAAACATGGAATAGGCACTTTTGTTGCATCAAGACCAATTTTGCAAACAGGTATGGAAGAACTACAAAGCATAACAAAACTTATGGAAAAGCAGGGGTATCAACCACATACAAAAGATGTAATTATTACACGGACTTACCCGAATGCAAAAGAAGCACATATGTTGAAAATTAATCAAAATGAAGAGATTATAAAAATTGAACGTGTAAGACTTGCCGACAACATACCAGTTGTATACTGCATAGATAGACTTCCTGCTAAGCTTTTTGGTGAGAAATTTGAATTTAAAGGAGAGTCACTTTTTGACTATTTAAATGATAATTTGGGAATATATATTGCATATGCAGTCTCTGATATAATTCCAATGCTTGCTGAGAAGAATGGAGTATATAAAAAGTTGGAGCTTGAAAAAAACGATGTCGTACTTTTGCTTGACCAAATACATTTTGACCAAAGTGATACTCCTATATTATATTCTTCAAATTTCTTTTCACCCAAAAAGTTTAGATTCTACATTGTAAGAAAGAGGGTATAA
- a CDS encoding ABC transporter permease, with protein sequence MNILSIFTNPYLWASTIAMAVPLALPAIGGTFSERAGVVNISMEGIMLISAFVSVAFSAYFHNAWLGLLAGVISGILVAYVFAWAAAKMYANQIVLGMAFNIFASGITAYLFNAIYGPEGTPFDTPKLPDVKIPVIDKIPIIGQILSGQNVMVYIMFVLIILSQWFLFKTTVGLRLRAVGENPEAAETAGIDVVKMKYLGVILGGAFSALGGAYLSIGVLNSFSPEMSSGRGYIALAAMIFGKWTPVGSFLASLLFGFATALSYTLQESSISKNIIMMLPYVVTILALIGIGGKSVAPAADGIPYRPKK encoded by the coding sequence ATGAATATACTCAGTATTTTCACAAATCCATATTTGTGGGCGTCAACCATTGCAATGGCAGTCCCGCTTGCACTTCCGGCAATTGGCGGAACTTTTTCTGAACGAGCTGGTGTTGTCAATATTTCTATGGAAGGGATAATGCTAATTTCTGCATTTGTTTCTGTTGCGTTTTCGGCATACTTTCACAATGCATGGCTTGGGCTTTTAGCAGGAGTAATCTCAGGTATTTTGGTAGCATATGTATTTGCATGGGCAGCTGCAAAGATGTACGCAAACCAAATAGTTCTTGGTATGGCTTTTAACATATTTGCATCAGGTATCACTGCTTATCTTTTCAATGCAATATATGGTCCTGAAGGAACACCATTTGATACACCAAAACTTCCTGATGTTAAGATACCTGTTATTGATAAGATTCCTATAATTGGTCAGATTTTGAGCGGTCAAAATGTGATGGTTTATATAATGTTTGTTTTGATAATACTTAGCCAGTGGTTTTTGTTCAAGACAACTGTTGGGCTGAGACTAAGAGCTGTTGGTGAAAATCCAGAAGCTGCTGAAACAGCTGGTATAGATGTTGTAAAAATGAAGTATCTTGGTGTAATTCTTGGTGGAGCATTTTCAGCCCTTGGTGGGGCATATCTTTCAATAGGAGTATTAAATAGCTTTTCTCCTGAAATGTCTTCAGGGAGAGGTTATATAGCACTTGCTGCGATGATATTTGGTAAATGGACACCTGTTGGCTCATTTTTGGCATCACTTTTGTTTGGTTTTGCAACAGCCCTGAGCTATACATTGCAAGAGTCTTCGATTTCAAAAAACATTATCATGATGTTACCTTATGTAGTTACAATCTTAGCACTGATTGGAATAGGTGGGAAGAGCGTTGCACCTGCTGCTGACGGTATTCCTTACAGGCCTAAAAAATAA